One Pararge aegeria chromosome 1, ilParAegt1.1, whole genome shotgun sequence genomic region harbors:
- the LOC120624136 gene encoding 40S ribosomal protein S12, translated as MADVDVEVPNNPVLSGGAMDVNTALQEVLKTALIHGGLVHGLHEAAKALDKRQAVLCVLAENCDEAAYKKLVQALCNEHQIPLVKVDNNKKLGEWAGLCKIDKDGKARKIVGCSCVVIKDFGEETPALDVLKDYLKSSS; from the exons TGAGGTACCGAATAACCCCGTACTTAGCGGAGGTGCAATGGATGTGAACACAGCTCTCCAAGAAGTTCTGAAGACTGCACTCATCCATGGTGGACTTGTACATGGACTTCACGAAGCTGCAAAGGCTCTAGACAA GAGACAGGCAGTACTTTGTGTATTAGCTGAGAACTGTGATGAGGCTGCATACAAGAAATTAGTGCAGGCCCTTTGTAATGAACATCAAATCCCCCTGGTCAAG GTTGATAACAACAAGAAACTTGGTGAATGGGCAGGTTTATGTAAAATTGACAAGGATGGCAAGGCCAGAAAGATTGTTGGATGTTCATGTGTTGTTATCAAA GACTTTGGTGAGGAGACTCCAGCGCTGGACGTGCTGAAAGACTACTTGAAGTCTTCAAGCTAA